CTTCCCGACAGGCAGCATTGGCATTGATTGCAAGAATTTATCTGGCTCTTCAAGACTATGAAAACGCTTTGGATTATGCCCAACAAGCCCTTTCAATCCATGATATTGTTCTGGATTTCAATCTCCTAAGTCCAGCACTTGCCAATCCTATTCCTCAACTCAATCAGGAGATTATATTTCAAAGTAATTTACAATTGGGACTTTACACACTTTCCCAGCTTTTAGTACCTAGATCAGATCTCATCGATTCATATGATACCAATGATTTGAGGAGAAATATCTTTTATACTACAAGACCCTCCGGCTTGGTCAATTTTAGAGGACATTATTCAGGAAACATAAGGGCTTTTGGTGGTCTTACTACAGGGGAAACAATCCTGATAAAAGCAGAATCTTTGGCAAGATTGAACAGACTGGAAGAAGCGAAGGCAGCAGTTTTTGAATTATTACAGTTTCGTTTTCCAGTTGGATATGACTTCCAATCCGGTATTCAGACTGATAATGTACTTGATAAAATATTGGAAGAAAGAAGAAAGGAATTGGTATTTAGAGGATTAAGGTGGCAGGATTTAAGGCGGTTCAACTTTTCCTCAGACGAGAAGGTCACGTTAAGTAGAACAATAGGCGGAAATATTTTGACTTTACCACCCCTGGATCCGAGGTATGCCTTTCCAATTCCGGATAACGAAATCGAATTGAGCGGTTTGGTACAAAATCCTAGAAATTAAGACCCTGTTATTTATAAAACTATGAGGCTGCCCATATTGTGGACAGCCTCTTTTTGTAACTCCTTAAGGAGTATATAACCCTTTCACAAGGGTACTGGGAATCATCACCCCATGTTCATCGAACCGTGCCACACAATCCTCTTCCGGATCAGGGAGACAATTATAGGCTTGGTTTTCAGGAATAGGAGTCCAAATCCCTCCAATATTTGCCCTCAGTTCACCTTGATTGGGAACAGAAAAAGCAAACACACCGATAGCTGCCAGGATTAACCCCAAAACAGGCAGCTTCTTTATTAATTTTTCCATAAATCTCTGTTTTTTTTACAATCAAAAAAGACAGTAAAAACGTTTAGTTGATTGCCTACTCATTTAAGGTTTTTCAGCTTCCACCTTTCACCTGCCTGAAAGGATGCAGACCTTACCCACACATCCTTTCCATAAGGTCGGACAGTATTTTTTGTCATCCACCAACCGGATAACCAATATTCTGTTCTAAATCCATCCTTTTATAAGGAATCTTTTTTCTCTTCATTTCTTATCCTTCAAAATCCAATTTTCCCCTAAGCCCACATCCTATCCCTGCAATTCCAACTAACCCCGCATTGACCCAAAAATGGGCTTCCCAACTGATTCTTTCGAAAATTCCGGCACATCCACAAGGGATTTTATCAAAGGCATCCACAAGCACCAATCCTATATATGTACTGAAAACAGTGAGTAAAATCAATGAACCAAGAAAAGCAAAGAAGCTGAATCTTGGAACAAAAAAAAGAACCAATAAAAGAAATTCAATGAGTGGAATGATAATTGACAAAACCTCCCCAAATGAATCTGAAAAAGGTTGGTTTAGAATAGAAATCCTAAATGCCTGGTAAGTTATAGTTTTCGAAAAAAATGAATATCCCCAAAGTGCGGTTAGAATCATTTTTAAAAATGATTCAATTAAAAACAAAGTCGGGATTGCTTTTTGGATACTCATCATTGATTTTTTGAAGAAATCTAAAACCAAAAACTACAACCCGCAAAACCGGAAATTTACTTTTACCCAAAACCTGGAATTTCTTGTAATTGTATTCAATAAAACAAAAAAAAATTCACTAAATAATTATCTTTTTTCAATCAAAAAATGGAGAAATATGATTTTCCCAAATATTTTCAATAGAAGTTCCATCAAAATTTAAATTTTATTCGAACTACATGGATTCAATGTCTATAAGTACCTTTAGTTAACCTATAACACTTGATTATCAAGGGAAAATAATCAATCATCCAATCCGGGAACTTAATTCTTAAATCGATTTTAGGTAAAAATGTCCCCAATCTGAAGATTTTTCAAAATCCAGACCCCAATAAATTGCTTTAGATATTAGCTTTTTTTTCCTTCAAATTTTTAAATAAATGAAGAAATGGATATTTACAAAAGACGGCTTCAGATAAAACAATATGCTTTGAAACACAGCTTGTTTTTCAATGATTTGTTCTACGGCATACTTGAAAATACTCGCGTTCTCTCTTATAATCCTTTTGACTTAATAGGTTTTCATGATGATAATGACTTCTTATATTTTTTGAATGACGGCCTTGTAATGGCCACATTAGAGCAAAACCCGGATTCTGATTGGTATAGAATAATTTATGAACCTTCTCCATTTGGCGATATTTCTAGATATTTTCTTCTTGATAACAATCAATTATCCTGGTACGCAATTAGTCAGGTTTCTCTTTTGGCTATTCCTTTCAATAAACTCATGGAATTTTTTAAAAGTTATCCCCAAGAAGCAAATTTGCTAAAATCTCATTTGATCCAACTTGAAATCGAAAGAATCAACCTTCTAAACAAGTTGTCCAAAATGAATACAAGTGAAAAACTAAGATTTCTGGAAGTTAACCATCCAGAATTGATCATACGTACCAAATATATTTTCCTTGCAAAATACCTGGGAATCTCCAGATCAAGTCTTTCAAAAACGATACAACAAATAAGTCATTTACCCTTCAAGGAATAGGATAAAACTATTTTTAAATGTCCTGAATTTGGTAAGAAATGAAAATTTCCTGTTGTAAATTTTGTCAATTTAATCAAATGTTTTATAAATTTAGTAATACCCTTGTTTGAACTGTTTGAGTTTAGTTGAGATTTCTGGCTTTATCAGACATCTTTAGAATGTCTAGTTTATTGTAATTTTCCCGTCCTTTAGATGGGCATTAAGTTTCTTTGAAATTATTGTTTAACTAAAACTAATAAAACATGGACAAGACCCAAATTCCGATTTTTCTGAAGCAATTTTTAGAC
This window of the Aquiflexum balticum DSM 16537 genome carries:
- a CDS encoding MauE/DoxX family redox-associated membrane protein — encoded protein: MMSIQKAIPTLFLIESFLKMILTALWGYSFFSKTITYQAFRISILNQPFSDSFGEVLSIIIPLIEFLLLVLFFVPRFSFFAFLGSLILLTVFSTYIGLVLVDAFDKIPCGCAGIFERISWEAHFWVNAGLVGIAGIGCGLRGKLDFEG
- a CDS encoding cyclic nucleotide-binding domain-containing protein, producing MDIYKRRLQIKQYALKHSLFFNDLFYGILENTRVLSYNPFDLIGFHDDNDFLYFLNDGLVMATLEQNPDSDWYRIIYEPSPFGDISRYFLLDNNQLSWYAISQVSLLAIPFNKLMEFFKSYPQEANLLKSHLIQLEIERINLLNKLSKMNTSEKLRFLEVNHPELIIRTKYIFLAKYLGISRSSLSKTIQQISHLPFKE
- a CDS encoding RagB/SusD family nutrient uptake outer membrane protein, which gives rise to MKNRIYNLILLFLMPILVCCEGFLEEKPNRALLTLNSLSDLRALLDNDIQYFNMEPAIPEVASADFDLQPQAIPSLQIFERNAYLWEPNVFEGRSSVEWNNLYRQILFTNTVLEELEKFDPTIKNSQEGISLKGSALFYRSYAFYNLATVFAMPYLPGSNDNDPGIVLRLSPDVKLKVQRATLKETYDRILEDLKTSIPLLETRFEKPTRPSRQAALALIARIYLALQDYENALDYAQQALSIHDIVLDFNLLSPALANPIPQLNQEIIFQSNLQLGLYTLSQLLVPRSDLIDSYDTNDLRRNIFYTTRPSGLVNFRGHYSGNIRAFGGLTTGETILIKAESLARLNRLEEAKAAVFELLQFRFPVGYDFQSGIQTDNVLDKILEERRKELVFRGLRWQDLRRFNFSSDEKVTLSRTIGGNILTLPPLDPRYAFPIPDNEIELSGLVQNPRN